A single genomic interval of Rhodopseudomonas palustris harbors:
- a CDS encoding non-ribosomal peptide synthetase yields the protein MASTVVIKEGSGSGAVAACTVPQVLEQIAQSFPESIAAISERGRITFAELEFRSNQLARLLVKRGVKVGAVVVLMTGRSIDTLIGMTAILKAGGVYMPLDVGLGPEAISGAIQDAQPALVLTEHQPALIDAIEQRRLSDELDASRLEPGDPLALELTPSLPAYVMFTSGSTGRPKGVVVPHRAIVRLVVDTDFMTLSPATVMLHAAPLAFDASTLEIWGPLLNGGQIVIVEDAVLSVDRIAETLGRFSVNAAWLTAGLFHLMVDERPEALSGLTTLLAGGDVLSPAHVRRAMALLPDCTIVNGYGPTENTTFTCCYSIPRTGWGDGPVPIGFPISGTSVHILSDTLEPVADGDEGQLCAGGLGLALGYLNRPELTAEKFIVDPLSDDPAARLYLTGDYVRRRSDGAIEFHGRRDRQVKINGVRIELDGVEQALRQDPVLADAAVVLSADRGDAKRIVAFLKPLPGDAAGDLEAGVIRRLKEQFPAQAIPSTIKVVDELPLNKNGKIDRAKLLSDLIATEQLGAGTDEGDFSDDSVGSIVADIWSALLGKSVDARANLFDLGATSLQMIAAHERIQAATGLRFPVTDLFAHPSIAEFQACLDGASHRSLAIAGAARGRRQRRAMNAAYGAINVRSHHA from the coding sequence ATGGCGAGCACCGTGGTTATCAAAGAAGGATCTGGCAGCGGCGCGGTTGCGGCATGCACCGTTCCACAGGTTCTTGAGCAGATTGCCCAGAGTTTTCCGGAATCCATTGCCGCCATTTCCGAGCGTGGGCGGATTACCTTTGCCGAACTTGAATTTCGTTCGAACCAATTGGCACGATTGCTTGTCAAAAGAGGCGTGAAGGTTGGCGCAGTTGTCGTCCTCATGACGGGGCGCTCGATCGATACGTTGATCGGCATGACCGCGATTTTGAAAGCGGGCGGAGTCTATATGCCCCTTGATGTCGGGCTAGGTCCGGAAGCGATCAGCGGCGCCATCCAGGATGCGCAGCCGGCGCTTGTTTTGACGGAGCATCAACCTGCTTTGATTGACGCGATCGAGCAGCGCCGCCTGAGTGACGAGCTGGATGCCTCGCGACTTGAGCCCGGTGATCCGTTGGCGCTCGAGCTGACGCCATCCTTGCCGGCCTATGTGATGTTCACGTCGGGATCGACCGGGCGGCCGAAGGGCGTTGTGGTGCCGCATCGGGCCATCGTCAGGCTGGTGGTTGATACGGATTTCATGACGTTGTCGCCCGCGACCGTGATGCTGCATGCTGCGCCATTGGCGTTCGATGCCTCGACGTTGGAAATCTGGGGGCCGTTGCTGAACGGTGGGCAGATCGTCATCGTCGAAGATGCGGTGCTGTCGGTCGATCGGATCGCCGAGACGCTAGGGCGTTTCTCGGTCAACGCGGCCTGGCTCACAGCCGGTCTGTTCCATCTGATGGTGGACGAGCGGCCCGAGGCGCTGTCGGGGCTGACGACCCTGCTGGCCGGCGGCGACGTTCTTTCGCCGGCACACGTTCGTCGTGCGATGGCACTGTTGCCGGACTGCACCATCGTCAACGGGTATGGGCCCACTGAGAATACGACGTTCACGTGCTGCTATTCGATCCCGCGCACCGGTTGGGGCGACGGACCCGTCCCGATCGGATTTCCAATTTCGGGGACCAGCGTCCACATTCTATCGGACACGCTGGAGCCGGTTGCGGACGGCGATGAAGGGCAGCTCTGCGCTGGCGGCCTCGGGCTCGCGCTGGGGTATCTCAATCGCCCAGAGCTGACCGCGGAGAAATTCATCGTCGATCCGTTGTCTGATGACCCTGCGGCTCGTCTCTATCTGACCGGGGATTACGTCCGGCGCCGGAGCGACGGGGCCATCGAGTTCCATGGCCGCCGGGACCGTCAGGTTAAGATCAACGGCGTGCGTATTGAGCTCGATGGGGTGGAGCAGGCGCTCCGGCAGGATCCTGTCCTGGCCGACGCGGCGGTGGTTCTCTCCGCGGATCGAGGCGACGCAAAGCGGATTGTCGCATTCTTGAAGCCACTGCCGGGTGACGCTGCCGGTGATCTTGAAGCCGGCGTCATCCGTAGGCTCAAAGAGCAGTTTCCCGCGCAAGCGATACCGTCAACGATCAAGGTCGTGGATGAGTTACCGCTCAACAAGAACGGCAAGATCGACAGAGCGAAGCTGCTGAGCGACCTGATCGCGACGGAGCAGCTGGGTGCAGGTACCGACGAGGGAGACTTCTCTGACGATAGTGTCGGCTCGATCGTTGCCGATATCTGGAGCGCATTGCTGGGCAAGTCGGTCGACGCCAGGGCAAACCTGTTCGATCTCGGCGCGACATCACTCCAGATGATCGCGGCGCACGAGCGCATCCAGGCGGCGACCGGCCTTCGTTTTCCAGTCACGGACCTGTTCGCCCATCCCAGCATCGCCGAGTTCCAGGCTTGTCTGGACGGAGCCTCGCATCGGTCGCTCGCCATTGCCGGAGCGGCGCGTGGCCGCCGGCAGAGGCGTGCGATGAATGCGGCGTATGGAGCGATCAACGTTCGGAGCCATCACGCGTAG